A single region of the Epinephelus moara isolate mb chromosome 16, YSFRI_EMoa_1.0, whole genome shotgun sequence genome encodes:
- the dnajc5ab gene encoding dnaJ homolog subfamily C member 5, with translation MEHQRQRALSTSGESLYAVLGVDKNATTEDIKKCYRKLALKFHPDKNPDNPDAAEKFKEINNAHSILSDATKKNIYDKYGSLGLYVAEQFGEENVNTYFVLSSWWAKALFVFCCLATGCYCCCCLCCCCNCCCGKCKPRPPMDQEPEFYVSPEDLEAQMTAEERDGGDPIVMQPSSATETTQLTSDAHQSYRTDAY, from the exons ATGGAGcaccagagacagagagctcTCTCCACATCAGGAGAATCGCTGTACGCCGTGCTGGGAGTCGACAAGAACGCCACGACAGAGGACATTAAGAAATGCTACAG GAAACTGGCGTTGAAGTTTCACCCAGACAAGAACCCAGACAACCCGGACGCAGCCGAAAAATTCAAGGAAATCAACAACGCCCACTCAATCCTCAGCGACGCCACCAAGAAGAACATCTACGACAAATACGGCTCGCTGGGGCTCTACGTTGCAGAGCAGTTCGGAGAGGAGAACGTCAACACCTACTTTGTTCTGTCCAGCTGGTGGGCGAAG GCCTTGTTCGTCTTCTGCTGCCTGGCCACAGGctgttactgctgctgttgcctgtgttgctgctgtaacTGTTGCTGCGGGAAATGTAAACCTCGGCCGCCCATGGACCAGGAGCCCGAGTTCTACGTGTCCCCTGAGGACCTGGAGGCCCAGATGACCGCTGAGGAGAGAG ATGGCGGTGATCCCATCGTGATGCAGCCGTCCTCAGCCACAGAAACCACCCAGCTCACCTCTGATGCCCACCAAAGCTACAGGACCGACGCATATTAG